A stretch of Allostreptomyces psammosilenae DNA encodes these proteins:
- a CDS encoding heavy-metal-associated domain-containing protein: MSENATTATAATAGTGSCCGSCSTAAPAAEAAPISEVYLVSGMTCGHCVASVTEEVGALDGVRSVDVELSSGRVTVGSDRPLEFAAVAAAVTEAGYELTGKAE; encoded by the coding sequence ATGTCCGAGAACGCGACCACCGCGACCGCCGCCACCGCCGGGACCGGGTCCTGCTGCGGCAGCTGCTCCACCGCCGCGCCCGCGGCCGAGGCCGCTCCGATCAGTGAGGTGTACCTGGTCAGCGGCATGACCTGCGGCCACTGCGTCGCGTCCGTCACCGAGGAGGTCGGCGCCCTGGACGGCGTGCGGTCCGTGGACGTCGAGCTGTCCAGCGGCCGGGTCACCGTCGGCAGCGACCGGCCGCTGGAGTTCGCCGCGGTGGCCGCCGCCGTCACCGAGGCGGGCTACGAGCTCACCGGCAAGGCGGAGTGA
- a CDS encoding polysaccharide deacetylase family protein, which translates to MSAITHRGRRPGRRPRRSWVPLMLSVAVCLSAVTLAGPAQAVPANDTIVDSTRRGGNTVALTFDDGPNPADTPRLLEVLRQHRVKAVFCLWGDYVLAHPDIVRAIAADGHVLCNHSMHHDDMASWEPERVRADLLQTSAAIRRAVPGARIPYFRAPYGSWGQSGTVAADLGMQPLGWRLAVADWEPTPADELVRRILEGVTPGAVVLLHDGGGDRSPTVDAVERIIPDLRSRGWRFDLPARRG; encoded by the coding sequence GTGAGCGCGATCACCCACCGCGGTCGACGCCCGGGGCGCCGCCCGCGCCGCTCCTGGGTCCCGCTGATGCTGAGCGTCGCCGTGTGCCTGAGTGCCGTCACCCTGGCGGGGCCGGCCCAGGCCGTGCCCGCCAACGACACCATCGTCGACTCCACCCGACGCGGCGGGAACACCGTGGCGCTCACCTTCGACGACGGCCCGAACCCGGCCGACACCCCCCGCCTGCTGGAGGTGCTGCGCCAGCACCGGGTCAAGGCGGTCTTCTGCCTGTGGGGCGACTACGTCCTGGCCCACCCCGACATCGTCCGGGCGATCGCCGCCGACGGCCACGTCCTGTGCAACCACAGCATGCACCACGACGACATGGCGTCCTGGGAACCGGAACGCGTGCGCGCGGACCTGCTCCAGACCAGCGCCGCGATCCGCCGCGCCGTCCCGGGCGCCCGAATACCCTACTTCCGCGCCCCGTACGGCAGTTGGGGACAGTCCGGGACGGTGGCGGCCGACCTCGGCATGCAACCGCTGGGCTGGCGGCTGGCGGTCGCGGACTGGGAGCCGACCCCGGCCGACGAACTGGTCCGCCGGATCCTGGAGGGCGTGACGCCCGGCGCCGTCGTACTGCTGCACGACGGCGGCGGCGACCGGTCCCCGACCGTCGACGCCGTCGAACGGATCATCCCCGACCTTCGTTCCCGCGGCTGGCGGTTCGACCTGCCGGCCCGGCGCGGCTGA
- a CDS encoding SGNH/GDSL hydrolase family protein: MRPITTGRPLGPAALRHTPAALLALAGLLVLGLLAPRAEAVPTRPTPTPPAATAWTGTWATAPTTVPAGDTTVFEDQTIRQVVHASVGGGAVRVRLTNEFGTTPLVIGEARIALRDTRAAGARTLRDTDRPLTFGGRPSTTIPAGAPALSDPVTLRVPAGADLVISLYLPHHTPGSTTHAFAFQHNYVADGNVTARQDIEATRTLDRWYFLSTVSVRTGPDAAAAPAPDRGAAVIALGDSITDGGNTTVNANHRWPDLLAERLRGSPRTAGIGVLNQGISGNRLLHDPNPPAGHPAEAYAAYFGHSALRRFDRDVAAQPGARYVVVLLGVNDLGHPGTVAPESERVTAEEIIAGHRQLIARAHERGLRVYGGTILPFAGDSLGFSSPQNEAARQQVNTWIRTSGEYDGVIDFDAALRDPGQPDRLDPRYDSGDGLHPNDAGARAMAQAVPLTLFQ; encoded by the coding sequence ATGCGACCCATCACCACTGGACGTCCCCTCGGCCCCGCGGCGCTCCGGCACACGCCCGCCGCGCTGCTCGCACTGGCCGGCCTCCTGGTGCTCGGACTGCTCGCGCCCCGCGCCGAGGCCGTCCCCACCCGGCCGACCCCCACCCCGCCGGCGGCGACCGCCTGGACCGGGACCTGGGCCACCGCGCCGACCACCGTCCCCGCCGGCGACACCACCGTCTTCGAGGACCAGACCATCCGGCAGGTGGTCCACGCCAGCGTCGGCGGCGGCGCCGTGCGGGTGCGGCTGACCAACGAGTTCGGCACCACCCCCCTGGTCATCGGCGAGGCGCGGATCGCCCTGCGCGACACCCGGGCCGCGGGCGCGCGCACCCTGCGCGACACCGACCGGCCGCTCACCTTCGGCGGGCGGCCCTCCACCACCATCCCCGCCGGCGCGCCCGCCCTCAGCGACCCGGTGACCCTCCGGGTGCCCGCCGGCGCCGACCTGGTGATCAGCCTCTACCTGCCGCACCACACGCCCGGCAGCACCACGCACGCCTTCGCCTTCCAGCACAACTACGTCGCCGACGGCAACGTGACCGCGCGGCAGGACATCGAGGCGACCCGGACCCTGGACCGCTGGTACTTCCTCTCCACGGTCAGCGTCCGGACCGGGCCCGACGCCGCCGCGGCCCCCGCGCCGGACCGCGGTGCGGCCGTGATCGCCCTCGGCGACTCCATCACCGACGGCGGCAACACCACCGTGAACGCCAACCACCGCTGGCCGGACCTGCTGGCGGAGCGGCTGCGCGGCTCCCCGCGCACCGCCGGCATCGGCGTCCTCAACCAGGGCATCAGTGGCAACCGCCTGCTGCACGACCCCAACCCCCCGGCCGGCCATCCGGCCGAGGCCTACGCCGCCTACTTCGGGCACAGCGCGCTGCGCCGCTTCGACCGGGACGTCGCCGCGCAGCCGGGCGCCCGGTACGTCGTCGTCCTGCTCGGCGTCAACGACCTCGGCCACCCGGGCACGGTCGCCCCCGAGTCGGAGCGCGTCACCGCCGAGGAGATCATCGCCGGCCACCGGCAGCTGATCGCCCGGGCCCACGAACGCGGCCTGCGGGTCTACGGCGGCACGATCCTCCCCTTCGCCGGCGACAGCCTCGGCTTCTCCAGCCCCCAGAACGAGGCGGCGCGCCAGCAGGTCAACACCTGGATCCGGACCAGCGGGGAGTACGACGGCGTCATCGACTTCGACGCCGCGCTGCGCGACCCCGGGCAGCCAGACCGCCTCGACCCCCGCTACGACAGCGGCGACGGCCTCCACCCCAACGACGCCGGCGCCCGGGCCATGGCCCAGGCCGTCCCGCTGACACTGTTCCAGTGA
- a CDS encoding LacI family DNA-binding transcriptional regulator codes for MKRPTIADIARRAGISPSAVSYALNGRPGVSEATRARALAVAEELGWRPSVAARAMAGAHSGAIGLVVCRPPSILGAEPFFMELLSGIEAALKPRSYAVMLQMADDQEAEIAVYRRWWAERRIDGALLVEVHVSDERIPVLSSIGLPAVVIGGPSVDESSPVHETVDYLHALGHRRIARVAGLPHLVHTRTRDEAFALACARHGLERCPTIHADYTGEEGARATRRLLSSAERPTAIIYDNDIMAVAGLSTAQEMNVRVPEELSLVAWDDSQLAQVVRPALTAVRRDVPAMGGDAARELLARIHSEPVPPAVAEPARLTSRGSTAPPPAEVAGG; via the coding sequence GTGAAGAGGCCGACCATCGCGGACATCGCCCGGCGGGCGGGCATCTCCCCGAGCGCGGTCTCCTACGCGCTCAACGGCCGGCCGGGCGTGTCCGAGGCGACCAGGGCACGCGCCCTGGCCGTGGCGGAGGAACTCGGCTGGCGGCCCAGCGTGGCCGCCCGCGCCATGGCCGGGGCGCACTCCGGCGCGATCGGCCTGGTGGTGTGCCGGCCGCCGAGCATACTGGGCGCCGAACCCTTCTTCATGGAGCTGCTCAGCGGGATCGAGGCGGCGCTCAAGCCGCGCTCGTACGCCGTGATGCTGCAGATGGCGGACGACCAGGAGGCGGAGATCGCCGTCTACCGCCGCTGGTGGGCGGAGCGCCGGATCGACGGCGCCCTCCTGGTCGAGGTGCACGTCTCCGACGAGCGGATACCGGTCCTGTCCTCCATCGGGCTGCCCGCCGTGGTGATCGGCGGGCCGTCGGTCGACGAGAGCTCCCCGGTGCACGAGACCGTGGACTACCTGCACGCGCTGGGCCACCGGCGGATCGCCCGGGTCGCCGGACTGCCGCACCTGGTGCACACCCGGACCCGGGACGAGGCGTTCGCGCTGGCCTGCGCGCGGCACGGGCTGGAGCGGTGCCCCACCATCCACGCCGACTACACCGGGGAGGAGGGCGCCCGGGCCACCCGGCGGCTGCTGAGCTCCGCGGAGCGCCCCACCGCGATCATCTACGACAACGACATCATGGCCGTGGCCGGGCTCTCCACCGCGCAGGAGATGAACGTGCGGGTGCCCGAGGAGCTGTCCCTGGTGGCCTGGGACGACTCCCAGCTGGCCCAGGTGGTCCGGCCCGCGCTGACGGCCGTGCGCCGCGACGTCCCGGCGATGGGCGGTGACGCCGCGCGGGAGCTGCTGGCCCGGATCCACTCCGAGCCGGTGCCGCCCGCGGTCGCCGAGCCGGCCCGCCTCACCAGCAGGGGCAGCACGGCGCCGCCGCCGGCGGAGGTCGCCGGCGGCTGA
- a CDS encoding DUF6153 family protein codes for MCITRSPRTPVTPALTRAAGVLALLVGLLGMHGLAAPAGFATERHPAPAPPAAATAPLDPHAPGHRAGRAGPPDHPEERREDHRQGGVDHATHVGPSCLAPGVVGGPELPVPGPAPLSGTGGQAAPAHANLAPAGEADRAPPDLAALSVLRI; via the coding sequence ATGTGCATCACGAGGAGCCCGCGCACCCCGGTGACGCCCGCGCTGACGCGGGCCGCCGGGGTGCTGGCGCTCCTCGTCGGCCTGCTGGGCATGCACGGCCTGGCCGCTCCGGCCGGCTTCGCCACCGAGCGCCACCCCGCCCCCGCCCCGCCTGCGGCGGCGACGGCACCGCTCGATCCGCACGCGCCCGGCCACCGGGCCGGCCGGGCGGGCCCGCCGGACCACCCGGAGGAGCGGCGGGAGGACCACCGCCAGGGCGGCGTCGACCACGCCACGCACGTCGGGCCGAGCTGCCTGGCCCCGGGCGTCGTCGGCGGCCCGGAGCTGCCGGTGCCGGGCCCCGCTCCGCTGTCCGGGACGGGCGGCCAGGCCGCGCCCGCCCACGCCAACCTCGCACCGGCCGGCGAGGCCGATCGGGCGCCTCCCGATCTCGCCGCGCTGTCCGTCCTGCGGATCTAG
- a CDS encoding carbohydrate ABC transporter permease has protein sequence MSDDDERRGRGLLSGADRRRPAVRRGLRALQGGLLLGTAIAGLGPLLWTAKGALSPTQELLREPLRPWPSQPQWSTLVAAWTELRIGHYLLNTVVLVGGSWCVQLLVAVTGAFALSVLRPRYGRVVYGAVLATLFVPGTVSLVALYLTVLDLPLTGGSIAGTPWAVWLPAGAHAFNVLIMKQFFDALPRELHEAAQVDGAGPWRLFWQITMPMSRPILAIVSLLAVMESWKDFLWPMIAISDTEAQPLAVALPRLADLAEQNQVIAGMLVAVVPPLLLFLVFQRHVVRGISFTGLKG, from the coding sequence ATGAGCGACGACGACGAACGCCGCGGCCGCGGCCTGCTCTCCGGCGCCGACCGGCGGCGCCCGGCCGTGCGCCGCGGGCTGCGCGCGCTCCAGGGCGGGCTGCTGCTCGGCACCGCGATCGCCGGGCTGGGGCCGCTGCTGTGGACGGCCAAGGGCGCGCTGTCGCCCACCCAGGAACTGCTGCGCGAACCGCTGCGCCCGTGGCCCTCGCAGCCGCAGTGGTCCACCCTGGTGGCGGCCTGGACGGAGCTGCGGATCGGTCACTACCTGCTGAACACCGTGGTGCTGGTGGGCGGCTCGTGGTGCGTCCAGCTCCTGGTGGCGGTCACCGGGGCCTTCGCCCTGTCCGTGCTGCGGCCCCGCTACGGCCGGGTGGTCTACGGCGCGGTGCTCGCCACGCTCTTCGTCCCCGGCACGGTCTCGCTGGTCGCGCTGTACCTGACCGTACTGGACCTGCCGCTGACCGGCGGTTCGATCGCCGGCACGCCGTGGGCGGTGTGGCTGCCGGCCGGGGCGCACGCCTTCAACGTCCTGATCATGAAGCAGTTCTTCGACGCCCTGCCCCGCGAACTCCACGAGGCCGCGCAGGTCGACGGCGCCGGGCCGTGGCGGCTGTTCTGGCAGATCACCATGCCGATGTCCCGGCCCATCCTGGCCATCGTCTCCCTGCTGGCCGTCATGGAGTCCTGGAAGGACTTCCTCTGGCCGATGATCGCCATCTCGGACACCGAGGCCCAGCCGCTCGCCGTGGCGCTGCCCCGGCTGGCCGACCTGGCGGAGCAGAACCAGGTGATCGCCGGCATGCTGGTCGCCGTCGTGCCGCCGCTGCTGCTCTTCCTGGTCTTCCAACGGCACGTCGTCCGAGGCATCAGCTTCACCGGCCTCAAGGGATAG
- a CDS encoding DUF305 domain-containing protein, with product MNTRKLGIVRTTALAVAALATAGALTGCAGGEQDTATAGGAGAGAAADPSGSATVPAGEHNAADVAFAQGMIPHHRQAVEMAELAADRAADPAVRDLADAVERAQQPEIDTMTAWLTAWGEDVPQQGDMGDMDHGGHGDHGSPSASEGDGMMTEEEMAELEAASGTEFDRMWMEMMIRHHEGAVAMATTEQQDGAYPPAVELAGQVIRTQQAEIDRMRQMLDELGRRG from the coding sequence GTGAACACCCGCAAGCTCGGCATCGTCCGTACCACCGCCCTCGCGGTCGCCGCCCTGGCCACCGCCGGCGCGCTGACCGGCTGTGCCGGCGGGGAGCAGGACACCGCCACCGCCGGCGGCGCCGGCGCCGGCGCGGCGGCCGACCCCAGCGGCTCGGCCACCGTGCCGGCCGGCGAGCACAACGCGGCCGACGTCGCCTTCGCGCAGGGCATGATCCCGCACCACCGGCAGGCCGTGGAGATGGCCGAGCTGGCCGCCGACCGGGCCGCCGACCCCGCCGTGCGCGACCTGGCCGACGCCGTCGAGCGGGCCCAGCAGCCCGAGATCGACACCATGACCGCCTGGCTCACCGCCTGGGGCGAGGACGTCCCCCAGCAGGGCGACATGGGCGACATGGACCACGGCGGCCACGGCGACCACGGCTCGCCCAGCGCGTCCGAGGGCGACGGCATGATGACCGAGGAGGAGATGGCCGAGCTGGAGGCCGCCTCCGGCACCGAGTTCGACCGGATGTGGATGGAGATGATGATCCGCCACCACGAGGGCGCGGTCGCGATGGCCACCACCGAACAGCAGGACGGCGCCTACCCGCCGGCCGTGGAGCTCGCCGGCCAGGTCATCCGGACCCAGCAGGCCGAGATCGACCGGATGCGGCAGATGCTCGACGAGCTCGGCCGGCGGGGCTGA
- a CDS encoding carbohydrate ABC transporter permease: MSGGTRSPAATPRRHPRPRPHVRPPGRPGRRRPGAARRALAALAFLLPTLLVFGYFAWWPILRSVTLSFQHTNLIDPPSWVGWANFGYVLTDPLLATTVRNTVWFVLLALVLGFPLPLFLAVVMSELRRFGALFRVLVYLPVVVPPVVAVLLWRWFYDPDYGLFNQALGLVGLGPYPWLQSTATAMPSLVLQATWAAAGSSVLIYLAALVSVPTELYEAAEIDGASIRRRLWHVTLPHLRGVLLVMLLLQIIGTFRVFTEPFVLTDGGPEDSTTTILLLIYRYAFVYGDYGAAAALGVLLAIALAALSAVYLRATRRWNPS, translated from the coding sequence GTGAGCGGCGGCACCCGGAGCCCGGCGGCGACACCCCGCCGGCACCCCCGCCCCCGCCCGCACGTCCGGCCCCCCGGCCGCCCGGGCCGGCGCCGCCCCGGCGCCGCCCGCCGCGCCCTCGCCGCGCTGGCGTTCCTGCTGCCCACGCTGCTGGTGTTCGGGTACTTCGCCTGGTGGCCGATCCTGCGCAGCGTCACGCTCAGCTTCCAGCACACCAATCTGATCGACCCGCCGAGCTGGGTGGGGTGGGCCAACTTCGGCTACGTGCTGACCGACCCGCTGCTGGCCACCACCGTCCGCAACACCGTGTGGTTCGTGCTGCTCGCCCTCGTCCTCGGCTTCCCGCTGCCGCTCTTCCTGGCCGTGGTGATGTCCGAGCTGCGCCGGTTCGGCGCGCTGTTCCGGGTCCTGGTCTACCTGCCGGTGGTCGTGCCGCCGGTGGTCGCCGTGCTGCTGTGGCGCTGGTTCTACGACCCCGACTACGGGCTGTTCAACCAGGCCCTGGGGCTGGTCGGGCTCGGCCCCTACCCGTGGCTGCAGTCCACCGCCACCGCCATGCCGAGCCTGGTCCTCCAGGCCACCTGGGCGGCGGCCGGCTCCAGCGTGCTGATCTACCTGGCCGCGCTGGTGTCCGTCCCCACCGAGCTGTACGAGGCCGCGGAGATCGACGGCGCCTCGATCCGGCGCCGGCTGTGGCACGTCACCCTGCCCCACCTGCGCGGAGTGCTGCTGGTCATGCTGCTGCTGCAGATCATCGGCACCTTCCGGGTCTTCACCGAGCCGTTCGTGCTCACCGACGGCGGCCCCGAGGACTCCACGACGACCATCCTGCTGCTGATCTACCGGTACGCCTTCGTCTACGGCGACTACGGAGCCGCCGCCGCCCTCGGCGTGCTGCTGGCGATCGCGCTCGCCGCGCTGTCCGCCGTCTACCTGCGCGCCACCCGGAGGTGGAACCCCTCATGA
- a CDS encoding ABC transporter substrate-binding protein, whose protein sequence is MRRRLRGLLVGFLSATLATTAVTGCSSAPGGAPGDVTITVAGLPPATQPNVRRQFLEQVAAFEEANPGIDVQPTETEWEARTFAARLAGGRLETVLRVPLTEPARMFARGQIADITAEAAALPHADAFDRRALAPVTDPSGRLFGLPVSEYALGLVYNRELFARAGLDPERPPATWEEVRRAAAAVWEATGVAGFAMPTTNNTGGWVLTAMTYTHGGRMEQEVDGATVATFDTEPARAALDLLRAMRWEDASMGTQHLRNAADIGKDFAAGRVAMMVATPSFYVEHVTQYGGDPAAYGMAALPSAGTPATLLGGDVAVVSPTATAEERAAAVAWIDFYYLKRKYDPAFAETVAASLAADDVPVGFPTVPLYGPEVTEPARQAELRHANVPVENFRPFETGLAEQEFVTEPPVAAQEAYAALDAAVQAVLTRQDADPAAELRRAQEKAAPALARDQR, encoded by the coding sequence ATGAGACGACGTCTGCGCGGCTTACTCGTCGGTTTCCTGAGCGCCACCCTCGCCACCACCGCCGTCACCGGATGCTCCTCCGCCCCCGGCGGCGCCCCCGGGGACGTCACGATCACCGTCGCCGGTCTTCCGCCGGCCACCCAGCCGAACGTGCGGCGGCAGTTCCTGGAGCAGGTCGCCGCCTTCGAGGAGGCGAACCCGGGCATCGACGTCCAGCCCACCGAGACCGAGTGGGAGGCGAGGACCTTCGCGGCCCGGCTCGCCGGCGGCCGGCTGGAGACGGTGCTGCGGGTCCCGCTCACCGAACCCGCCCGGATGTTCGCGCGCGGCCAGATCGCCGACATCACCGCCGAGGCTGCCGCCCTGCCGCACGCCGACGCCTTCGACCGCCGCGCGCTCGCCCCGGTCACCGACCCCTCCGGGCGCCTGTTCGGCCTCCCCGTCAGCGAGTACGCCCTCGGCCTGGTCTACAACCGGGAGCTGTTCGCCCGGGCCGGACTCGACCCGGAGCGGCCCCCCGCCACCTGGGAGGAGGTCCGCCGCGCGGCCGCGGCGGTGTGGGAGGCCACCGGGGTCGCCGGCTTCGCCATGCCGACCACCAACAACACCGGCGGCTGGGTCCTCACCGCGATGACCTACACCCACGGCGGCCGGATGGAGCAGGAGGTCGACGGCGCCACCGTCGCCACCTTCGACACCGAGCCCGCCCGCGCCGCCCTCGACCTGCTGCGCGCCATGCGCTGGGAGGACGCCTCCATGGGCACCCAGCACCTGCGCAACGCCGCCGACATCGGCAAGGACTTCGCCGCCGGACGGGTCGCCATGATGGTCGCCACGCCCAGCTTCTACGTCGAGCACGTCACCCAGTACGGCGGCGACCCGGCCGCCTACGGCATGGCCGCGCTGCCCTCCGCCGGCACGCCCGCCACCCTGCTCGGCGGGGACGTCGCCGTCGTCAGCCCCACGGCCACCGCCGAGGAGCGCGCCGCGGCGGTCGCGTGGATCGACTTCTACTACCTCAAGCGCAAGTACGACCCGGCCTTCGCCGAGACGGTCGCCGCCTCCCTGGCCGCGGACGACGTCCCGGTGGGCTTCCCCACCGTCCCGCTCTACGGCCCGGAGGTCACCGAACCGGCGCGCCAGGCCGAACTGCGGCACGCCAACGTCCCGGTGGAGAACTTCCGGCCGTTCGAGACCGGCCTGGCCGAGCAGGAGTTCGTCACCGAGCCGCCGGTGGCCGCGCAGGAGGCGTACGCGGCGCTCGACGCGGCCGTCCAGGCCGTGCTGACCCGCCAGGACGCCGACCCGGCCGCCGAACTGCGCAGGGCGCAGGAGAAGGCCGCCCCCGCGCTGGCGCGGGACCAGCGGTGA
- a CDS encoding nicotinate phosphoribosyltransferase, whose translation MSDALTTDLYEATMALAYLREGMGGEATFSLFVRKLPPNRGFLVAAGLESALDYLARLRVGPADVDALAAAMGRPSADLAPLLGLRFRGEVRAVPEGRIVLAGEPLLEVTAPLPQAQLVETYLLNQVSHQTTIASKAARCVLAADGRPVVDFSLRRTHGVEAGMRTARLGALVGFAATSNVAAATAYGLTATGTMAHSYVETFPSEEAAFRAFARAHPGPVTFLVDTYDTEAGVAVAARVLRDLGHGPGCAVRLDSGDLGELAVRARRVLDAAGLSQVRVIASGSLDEYAVDALVRSGAPIDVYAVGTRVGVSADAPYLDSAYKLVQYDGRPVMKLSSAKVTAPAPKQVFRAPGFADVIALREEAPPPGGAPLLETVMRDGRRTGEPAPLSVARQRFLADLAELPGAARRITDPEPPRPTASEPLAQLTERVRARIAERLSRG comes from the coding sequence ATCTCCGACGCACTGACGACCGATCTGTACGAGGCCACCATGGCCCTGGCCTATCTGAGGGAGGGCATGGGCGGGGAGGCCACCTTCAGCCTGTTCGTCCGGAAGCTCCCGCCGAACCGGGGCTTCCTGGTCGCCGCCGGGCTGGAGTCGGCGCTGGACTACCTCGCCCGGCTGCGCGTCGGCCCCGCCGACGTCGACGCCCTGGCCGCCGCCATGGGGCGGCCCTCGGCCGACCTCGCGCCGCTGCTCGGGCTGCGCTTCCGGGGAGAGGTGCGGGCCGTGCCGGAAGGCCGGATCGTGCTCGCGGGCGAGCCGTTGCTGGAGGTCACCGCGCCGCTGCCGCAGGCGCAGCTCGTCGAGACGTACCTGCTGAACCAGGTCAGCCACCAGACCACCATCGCCTCCAAGGCCGCCCGGTGCGTGCTGGCGGCGGACGGCCGCCCGGTGGTGGACTTCTCGCTGCGCCGCACCCACGGTGTGGAGGCGGGCATGCGGACGGCCCGGCTGGGCGCCCTGGTCGGCTTCGCCGCCACCAGCAACGTCGCCGCCGCCACCGCCTACGGCCTCACCGCCACCGGCACCATGGCGCACTCCTACGTCGAGACGTTCCCCAGTGAGGAGGCGGCCTTCCGCGCCTTCGCCCGCGCCCATCCCGGACCGGTCACCTTCCTGGTGGACACCTACGACACCGAGGCCGGCGTCGCGGTGGCCGCCCGGGTGCTGCGCGACCTCGGCCACGGCCCCGGCTGCGCGGTCCGGCTGGACAGCGGAGACCTCGGCGAGCTCGCCGTGCGGGCCCGGCGCGTCCTGGACGCGGCCGGGCTGTCCCAGGTGCGCGTCATCGCCAGCGGCAGCCTGGACGAGTACGCCGTCGACGCGCTGGTCCGCTCCGGGGCGCCGATCGACGTCTACGCCGTGGGCACCCGGGTCGGCGTGTCCGCCGACGCCCCCTACCTCGACTCCGCCTACAAGCTGGTGCAGTACGACGGCCGTCCGGTGATGAAGCTGTCCTCGGCGAAGGTGACGGCACCGGCACCGAAGCAGGTCTTCCGCGCCCCGGGGTTCGCCGACGTGATCGCCCTGCGGGAGGAGGCCCCGCCGCCCGGCGGCGCGCCGCTGCTGGAGACCGTCATGCGGGACGGCCGGCGGACCGGTGAGCCCGCCCCGCTGTCGGTGGCGCGCCAGCGCTTCCTGGCCGATCTCGCCGAACTCCCCGGGGCCGCGCGGCGGATCACCGATCCCGAGCCGCCCCGGCCGACCGCCTCCGAACCGCTGGCGCAGCTCACCGAGCGGGTGCGCGCGCGGATCGCCGAGCGGCTCTCGCGCGGGTAG
- a CDS encoding alpha/beta fold hydrolase: MPTLKVDDAVIAYTDTGPPSGRPDAPTVVFGHGLLFSGWMFHPQIAALRRRYRCVALDWRGQGATPATASGYDMDTLTDDATALIRALGGAPVHYVGLSMGGFVGQRLAARHGGLLRSLTLLNTSADAEDPSRLGRYRLLASAYRVGGIMLVRRQVLPLMFGPAFLGSRGSRPVIDEWTRRLRRPGRAGVRRAVLGVTDRAPVRAELGNIHLPTLVVAGADDRALPPAEAERIAAGVAGARLETLPATGHSSTLERPDAVTDLLRDFLATVDRG, from the coding sequence ATGCCGACGCTCAAGGTCGACGACGCCGTGATCGCCTACACCGACACCGGGCCCCCCTCGGGCCGACCCGACGCGCCGACCGTCGTGTTCGGCCACGGACTGCTGTTCAGCGGCTGGATGTTCCACCCGCAGATCGCCGCACTGCGGCGGCGCTACCGCTGCGTGGCGCTGGACTGGCGCGGCCAGGGCGCCACCCCGGCCACCGCCTCCGGGTACGACATGGACACCCTGACCGACGACGCCACGGCCCTGATCAGGGCGCTGGGCGGCGCGCCGGTGCACTACGTCGGCCTGTCGATGGGCGGATTCGTGGGACAGCGCCTCGCCGCACGCCACGGCGGACTGCTGCGCTCGCTGACGCTGCTGAACACCAGCGCCGACGCGGAGGACCCGAGCCGGCTGGGGCGGTACCGGCTGCTGGCCTCCGCCTACCGGGTCGGCGGCATCATGCTGGTGCGCCGCCAGGTGCTCCCGCTGATGTTCGGACCGGCGTTCCTCGGGTCCCGGGGGAGCCGGCCGGTGATCGACGAGTGGACCAGGCGCCTGCGCCGGCCGGGCCGCGCGGGGGTGCGCCGGGCGGTGCTCGGCGTCACCGACCGCGCCCCCGTCCGCGCGGAGCTCGGCAACATCCACCTGCCCACCCTGGTCGTCGCCGGCGCCGACGACCGCGCCCTACCGCCGGCCGAGGCTGAGCGGATCGCGGCCGGGGTCGCGGGAGCACGGCTGGAGACGCTGCCCGCGACCGGCCACAGCAGCACCCTGGAGCGGCCGGACGCCGTCACCGACCTGCTGCGCGACTTCCTCGCCACGGTGGACCGGGGCTGA